The nucleotide sequence GACCGCGCGGTCGCCGAAGACGTCGTCCAGACCGTCTGGCTGGCGTTGTTCAGCCAGCTCGGCAAGCTCCGCGACCCCAAGGCCCTCGCCGCCTGGCTGATCACCACCACCCGCCGCGAGGCCACCCACCCGTTCGGCCGCCGCATGCAGCCGGTGCCGTTGAGCGACGAGGTCGCCGAAACGATGCCGAGCACCCAACCGGCACCCGAAGACGAAGCCGTCCGCGCCGACCGCGACCGCCGGGTCTGGCGCGCCTTCGTCCGGCTGCCCCACCGCTGTCAGGAACTGCTCCGGCTGACCGTGCTCGCGGGTCGTGCGGAGTACCAGCTCGTCGCCGAGGCCCTGCGCATGCCGCGCGGCAGTGTCGGCCCGACCAGGGGTCGCTGCCTCGACCAGATGCGCGATCTCCTCGCCAGTGAAGGGGGAAGCCGATGAACGACCTCGGGGCGCCGGGGGGCCAAGCCTCCTTCGGTGACGACGTACTGCTGGCCGACATCGGCCGTTTTCTCGACGAACTGGACCCGCCACCGGGTGACTTGGTGCAGCGGGTCCAATTCGCGCTCGCACTCGAAGACCTCGATGTCGAGGTCGCCCGCTGGGAGCGGCTGGACGATCTGGCCGGGGTCCGCGGTGGCGGCACCGGCACGATCACGTTCACGGTCAGCGACCTGACGGTGATGATCAACCTGACCAAGATGGGCAAGCTGCACCGCATCGACGGCTGGCTGGTCCCGGCCGGCCAGTACGGCGTCGAGGTCCGCGTGGCCGAGCACGGCACGTCGTCCACGACGGCCGACGAAGGCGGCCGGTTCGTGCTGGACAACGTGCCGCGCGGGACGACGCAGATCCTCGTGCACCTCGGGGACGTGTCGTGCCGCCGGACCGTCGTGACGCCGACGGTCGTGCTCTAACCGAGGAAGTCGGCCAGGGGGACGGGCGTGAGCCCGTCCTTCTTGGCCCGCTCCACGAACGCCGTGTAGTCCTCTTTGAAGGTCTTCCGGAAGTGCATCAGCACGATGTCACCGGACTTGAGCTTGTCGCCGGACTGGAACTGGACGACCCCGTCGTTGACCGCGGCCGTCCACAGCACCGAGGCGCGCATCCCGCAGGCGGCCGCCGCGCGCAGCGTGTTCTGGTCGTAGTTGCCGAACGGCGGCCGGAACAGCGACGGGCGCACGCCGAGGTCGCGCTGGAAGTCGTCGGCGTCGTCGCAGATCTCCTTGCGCTGGAACTCGTACGGCTTGCCCTTGAGGTTCGGGTGGCTGACCGTGTGGTCGCCGAGCGTGGCGCCGGTGGCGTCGAGGATCTGCTTGAAGTAGGCCTCGTGGCCCTTCACGTACTTCTGGTTCAGGAACAGCACCGGGTGGGTCCCGTTCTGCTGCATCAGCTTCAGCGCGTCGGGGTCCTGCACCGCGCCGTCGTCCATGGTGAGGAAGACGTACGGCTTGTCGGTGGTGATCCGGCGGATCAGCGGGACCTGGCCGTTTTCGATCGGCGGCACCTTCTGCTGGACCGTGCC is from Amycolatopsis mediterranei and encodes:
- a CDS encoding RNA polymerase sigma factor; protein product: MTDVQTTEVDPPWEGLTGAELHAACMQAARDGDRRAMARLVEELTPLVWHVARANGLDRAVAEDVVQTVWLALFSQLGKLRDPKALAAWLITTTRREATHPFGRRMQPVPLSDEVAETMPSTQPAPEDEAVRADRDRRVWRAFVRLPHRCQELLRLTVLAGRAEYQLVAEALRMPRGSVGPTRGRCLDQMRDLLASEGGSR
- a CDS encoding polysaccharide deacetylase family protein; the protein is MVAAAALALTGCSGHEPDQRESATSQPNPAPQGLNPDVKTSGPYPFGTVQQKVPPIENGQVPLIRRITTDKPYVFLTMDDGAVQDPDALKLMQQNGTHPVLFLNQKYVKGHEAYFKQILDATGATLGDHTVSHPNLKGKPYEFQRKEICDDADDFQRDLGVRPSLFRPPFGNYDQNTLRAAAACGMRASVLWTAAVNDGVVQFQSGDKLKSGDIVLMHFRKTFKEDYTAFVERAKKDGLTPVPLADFLG